Proteins from one Clostridium cellulovorans 743B genomic window:
- a CDS encoding hemolysin family protein yields METEPEPANITSQIILIVILTMINAFFASAEMAIVSLNKSKIKALAEKNNKKAALLLKLMEEPTKFLSTVQVGITLAGFFSSASAATGLSGNLAQFLSRVKVPYSEQIALILVTIILSYITLVFGELFPKRVALQKAETIAMFSVVPIVYISKITVPFVKLLSASTNVLIRLVGLETTGLDEKISKEEIKSLVEVGQEHGVINETEKEMINSIFEFDDKLASEVMTPRTEVYLINIDTPLIEYLDDLIEERYSRVPVYKGDIDNIIGILYMKDFFVEARKYGFENVDIRTILQKPYFVPETKNIDELFKELQFFKKHMAVLIDEYGGFSGIVSIEDLIEEVMGNIDDEYDEDGPAIHKIENDTFMIDGMFSLDDFNDYFHVDIQSENFDTIGGFIIELLGRIPESAEEKNIEVGNLIFNIEEVKEKRIEKIKVCVQRM; encoded by the coding sequence ATGGAAACAGAACCGGAACCTGCGAATATAACTTCGCAAATAATTTTAATAGTCATTCTGACAATGATTAATGCTTTTTTTGCATCAGCAGAGATGGCTATAGTATCTTTAAATAAGAGCAAAATAAAAGCTCTTGCAGAAAAAAACAACAAAAAAGCTGCATTATTGTTAAAGCTTATGGAAGAGCCTACTAAGTTTTTATCTACTGTTCAGGTAGGTATAACTCTTGCTGGATTTTTTTCGAGTGCTTCTGCTGCTACAGGGTTATCAGGAAATTTAGCACAATTTTTAAGTAGGGTTAAAGTCCCTTATAGTGAGCAAATAGCTTTAATTTTAGTAACGATTATACTTTCATATATCACATTGGTATTTGGTGAATTATTCCCTAAAAGAGTAGCTCTGCAAAAAGCAGAAACTATAGCAATGTTTTCTGTAGTACCGATAGTGTATATATCTAAGATTACAGTGCCATTTGTAAAACTTCTCTCAGCATCAACAAATGTTCTGATTAGGTTAGTTGGATTAGAGACTACAGGATTAGATGAGAAGATATCAAAAGAAGAGATAAAATCTTTGGTGGAAGTTGGACAAGAACATGGCGTAATAAATGAAACCGAAAAAGAAATGATAAACAGTATATTCGAGTTTGATGATAAATTAGCAAGTGAAGTTATGACACCGAGAACTGAAGTATACTTAATTAATATAGATACACCATTGATAGAATATTTAGATGATTTAATAGAAGAAAGATATTCAAGAGTACCTGTATATAAAGGTGATATTGATAATATAATTGGTATTCTTTATATGAAAGATTTTTTCGTTGAGGCAAGAAAATATGGTTTTGAGAATGTAGATATTAGGACTATATTGCAAAAACCATATTTTGTACCAGAAACAAAAAATATCGATGAATTATTTAAAGAACTACAGTTCTTTAAAAAGCATATGGCAGTGTTGATAGATGAATATGGGGGATTTTCAGGAATAGTATCAATAGAAGATTTAATTGAAGAGGTTATGGGAAACATTGACGATGAATATGATGAAGATGGACCTGCTATACACAAAATTGAGAACGATACTTTTATGATAGATGGTATGTTTTCACTAGATGATTTTAATGATTATTTCCATGTCGATATTCAAAGCGAAAATTTTGATACAATAGGTGGATTTATTATTGAACTTCTCGGGCGTATACCGGAAAGTGCTGAAGAAAAAAATATTGAGGTTGGAAATTTAATATTTAATATAGAGGAAGTTAAGGAAAAAAGAATTGAAAAAATAAAGGTTTGTGTGCAAAGAATGTAA
- a CDS encoding substrate-binding domain-containing protein → MNPVTSKKEEIINTINKVVKANIPIIFYLPTSLSLIETFQNTPRTAIITRDVEHSGILQGKILSDIRNTNKKSIDRNNDNILQYMMLQGTPDDLTTIARSKYSIRTLNEVNIKTQQLLSTACSWNRECARRTIESAFLVYGDKIDAIISNNDEMALGAIDALQKYGFNKGNKTKYISAVGVNGIDEAKALINQGIMTGTVIEDIPAQAKGIYDIGMNLISGNSITHNTNLKTIHNNVVKMPYYKYIVNYKNKISQYIYLIICVYFNFYSFYFYLNEQ, encoded by the coding sequence ATAAATCCAGTTACCAGCAAAAAAGAAGAAATTATAAATACTATCAATAAGGTTGTAAAAGCAAACATTCCCATCATCTTCTACTTACCTACATCTCTATCTCTGATAGAAACCTTTCAAAACACCCCTAGAACAGCTATTATTACTAGAGATGTTGAGCACTCAGGCATTCTTCAAGGTAAAATTTTATCCGATATACGGAATACCAATAAGAAATCTATTGATAGAAATAATGATAATATACTGCAATATATGATGTTACAAGGTACACCAGACGACTTAACAACTATTGCAAGAAGTAAATATTCTATTCGCACACTTAATGAGGTAAATATAAAAACTCAGCAACTTTTATCTACTGCTTGTAGTTGGAATCGAGAATGTGCAAGACGCACAATTGAATCTGCCTTTCTAGTTTATGGAGATAAAATTGATGCAATAATTTCCAACAACGACGAAATGGCACTAGGTGCTATTGACGCACTCCAAAAATATGGCTTTAACAAAGGGAATAAAACTAAATATATTTCAGCTGTAGGGGTCAATGGTATAGATGAGGCTAAAGCACTAATTAATCAAGGTATAATGACAGGCACTGTCATCGAAGATATCCCTGCTCAAGCAAAAGGAATCTATGATATAGGAATGAACTTAATTTCTGGTAATAGTATTACTCATAATACAAATTTGAAAACCATTCATAACAATGTAGTTAAGATGCCTTATTACAAATATATCGTCAATTATAAAAATAAAATTAGTCAATACATATATTTGATTATTTGTGTCTATTTTAACTTTTATTCATTCTACTTTTACTTAAATGAGCAATAG
- a CDS encoding DNRLRE domain-containing protein codes for MCIGYWAQPSNSSEWYPNGCKACFCKNVGNYQLYNVNGFATYMKFTLPTLTSSQQVISAQFSANGNSASGSANVRIHQVNNSWEPSNLTSNSSYNSAIEDNTYVSNSTTTYNWDINNIAKKWYCSNVNTGLMLDTDAKIGYQTTTPPPANLVTLGSSIAVTI; via the coding sequence TTGTGTATTGGATACTGGGCTCAACCAAGTAATTCTTCAGAATGGTATCCAAATGGGTGTAAAGCCTGTTTTTGTAAAAATGTAGGCAATTATCAATTATATAATGTAAATGGATTCGCAACTTACATGAAATTTACGTTACCCACACTAACATCTTCACAGCAAGTTATTAGTGCACAATTTTCTGCAAATGGAAATAGTGCGTCAGGAAGTGCAAATGTAAGGATTCATCAAGTAAATAACAGTTGGGAACCTAGTAATTTAACTTCTAATTCGTCTTACAATAGTGCTATAGAAGATAATACTTATGTTTCCAATTCAACAACAACATATAATTGGGATATAAACAATATTGCAAAAAAATGGTATTGTTCAAATGTTAATACGGGTTTGATGTTAGATACTGATGCAAAGATTGGTTATCAGACAACAACTCCTCCTCCGGCTAATTTGGTTACTTTAGGTAGTTCCATAGCTGTTACCATTTAG
- a CDS encoding glycosyl hydrolase — translation MKKIFGRAMSLLATFALVCSFFVAMPTTPVKAETSLPVKVEAEACTLSNGAAVTTNVYGTNYPGYSGNGFVWASNSGTITFNVTVPKNGMYEISSRCWMYLGNVGDTRLQVLSINGAAQGNFYVPNKGGWADYSFGYFYLEAGTAKIEIGSSGSWGFILYDTVTFDNAKMPALKADPTPCDVNATSETKNLKQYLTSVYGNHVISGQQEIYGGGNDGNAELEFDYIYNKTGKYPAIRGFDFMNYNPLYGWEDGTTNRMIKWVKERGGIATASWHINVPSDFTNYKLGDKLDWKSCTYKPTASFKTANCLDKTSKEYAYLMLAVDDLAKQLLILQDAKVPVLLRPFHEAEGNNNTNGSGAWFWWGSGGADVYKQLWKLLYSTLTEKYGIHNVIWEVNLYSYANSAQWYPGDDCVDIVGYDKYEGSPYTWKTSAATSVFLTLVNHTNDTKMVALTENDVIPDIQNIVNQGAWWLYFCPWYGDFITSSTYNDPVLLKTTYNSPYVVTLDELPKDLYASSSKVQAPTLSVKEGTYSVTQTVALSSATEGATIYYTLDGTEPTVASTVYDKPIEVAKTTTIKAIAIKAGLTNSDVVTATYTISVSMLGDVNNDGKVNAIDYAMVKSYLLGNPVTINLKNADLNSDGKINAIDLASIKKILLS, via the coding sequence ATGAAAAAAATTTTCGGCAGAGCGATGTCTCTGTTGGCAACGTTTGCATTGGTATGTTCGTTTTTCGTGGCAATGCCAACAACGCCAGTTAAAGCTGAAACTTCTTTGCCTGTAAAGGTCGAAGCGGAAGCTTGTACTCTTAGTAACGGTGCTGCTGTTACTACAAATGTCTACGGAACTAACTATCCAGGTTATTCTGGCAATGGATTTGTGTGGGCATCTAATTCAGGGACAATAACATTTAATGTTACAGTTCCTAAAAATGGTATGTATGAGATTTCATCAAGATGCTGGATGTATCTTGGAAATGTCGGGGACACAAGACTTCAAGTGCTTAGCATCAATGGTGCAGCACAAGGCAATTTCTACGTTCCAAACAAAGGTGGCTGGGCTGATTACAGCTTTGGATACTTCTATCTTGAAGCAGGTACAGCTAAAATTGAGATTGGATCATCTGGAAGCTGGGGCTTCATACTGTATGATACAGTAACATTTGACAATGCTAAAATGCCAGCTCTTAAGGCTGACCCAACTCCATGTGATGTAAATGCAACTTCAGAAACAAAGAACTTAAAACAATATCTTACTAGCGTTTATGGCAATCATGTTATTTCTGGCCAACAAGAAATTTATGGTGGCGGAAATGACGGTAATGCAGAACTTGAATTTGATTACATTTATAATAAGACAGGCAAATACCCTGCAATTAGAGGCTTTGATTTTATGAACTACAATCCTCTATACGGATGGGAAGACGGTACAACAAACCGTATGATTAAGTGGGTTAAAGAACGTGGTGGTATTGCAACTGCATCTTGGCATATCAACGTACCATCTGATTTTACAAACTATAAGTTAGGTGATAAATTAGATTGGAAAAGTTGTACATACAAGCCTACTGCTAGTTTTAAAACAGCTAACTGTCTTGATAAAACATCAAAAGAATACGCTTATTTAATGCTTGCAGTTGATGACCTTGCAAAGCAATTACTAATTCTTCAAGATGCAAAAGTTCCTGTACTTTTACGTCCTTTCCATGAAGCAGAAGGTAATAACAATACAAATGGTTCAGGAGCATGGTTCTGGTGGGGTTCTGGCGGTGCTGATGTGTACAAGCAACTTTGGAAACTTCTTTATTCAACCCTAACAGAAAAGTACGGTATCCATAATGTAATATGGGAAGTAAATCTTTATTCTTATGCAAATTCAGCTCAATGGTATCCAGGAGATGATTGTGTAGATATCGTTGGATATGATAAGTATGAAGGCTCACCTTACACTTGGAAAACAAGTGCTGCAACATCAGTATTTTTGACACTTGTAAATCATACAAATGATACAAAGATGGTTGCATTAACTGAAAATGATGTTATACCTGACATTCAGAATATAGTTAATCAAGGAGCTTGGTGGTTGTATTTCTGTCCATGGTATGGTGATTTCATTACTAGTTCAACTTATAATGATCCTGTACTTCTTAAAACTACCTACAATAGCCCATATGTAGTTACTTTAGATGAATTACCAAAAGATCTTTATGCATCTTCTTCTAAAGTTCAAGCACCAACTTTAAGTGTTAAAGAAGGTACATATAGTGTTACTCAAACAGTAGCTCTTAGCAGTGCAACAGAAGGAGCAACTATTTATTATACTCTTGATGGAACTGAGCCTACTGTTGCATCTACTGTATATGATAAGCCAATAGAAGTAGCTAAAACTACAACTATCAAAGCTATTGCAATTAAAGCTGGGCTGACAAATTCAGACGTAGTTACTGCTACTTATACAATTTCAGTTTCTATGCTTGGTGATGTTAACAACGATGGCAAAGTTAATGCAATAGATTATGCAATGGTAAAAAGTTATTTACTTGGAAATCCAGTGACTATAAATCTAAAAAATGCAGACTTAAATAGTGATGGTAAGATAAATGCTATTGACCTAGCATCTATAAAGAAGATATTACTTAGCTAA
- a CDS encoding amidohydrolase — translation MLLIKNAQILTMAGTNYDNGSVLVEGNKIKEVGENIDLTNYDISEEIDASNCLVMPGIIEAHCHIGIQEERKGFEGNDCNEMNEPVTPYLRGLDGINPMDSTFHKALSAGITSVMVGPGSSNVVGGQWVFIKTYGRSIDKMVILEPSAMKVAFGENPKSNYDEKNMMPTTRISIAAMLREELFEAQQYYQDKKNAEKSGDSFSAEFQKECWLPVFDKKIPLKAHVHRADDILTAIRIAKEYDLEMTLDHCTEGHLIAKEIKESGFPAIVGPSLATRNKIETLNSDFKTAGILHKEGVKVAITTDHPVTRIQDLAICAGFAAKEGLGIEEGLKAITINAAQICNVSNRVGSIEVGKDADIAIFDGNPMEVFTKTLYTIIDGKIVYTPEGVRS, via the coding sequence ATGTTATTAATTAAGAATGCACAAATATTAACTATGGCAGGTACAAATTATGATAATGGAAGTGTTTTGGTAGAAGGAAACAAAATAAAAGAGGTCGGTGAAAATATTGATCTAACTAATTATGATATTTCTGAAGAAATTGATGCAAGTAATTGCTTAGTTATGCCAGGTATTATAGAAGCTCATTGTCATATAGGTATTCAAGAGGAACGAAAAGGTTTTGAAGGTAATGACTGCAATGAAATGAACGAACCAGTAACACCATACCTTAGAGGATTAGATGGTATTAATCCTATGGATTCTACTTTTCATAAAGCATTGAGTGCAGGTATTACAAGCGTAATGGTTGGCCCAGGAAGTTCAAATGTAGTTGGGGGACAATGGGTGTTTATTAAGACATATGGAAGATCAATAGATAAAATGGTTATACTTGAACCTTCTGCAATGAAAGTTGCATTTGGAGAAAATCCTAAGTCAAATTATGATGAGAAAAATATGATGCCAACAACTCGTATATCAATAGCAGCAATGTTACGTGAGGAGTTATTTGAAGCTCAACAATATTATCAAGATAAGAAAAATGCTGAGAAATCTGGTGATAGTTTTAGTGCAGAATTTCAAAAGGAGTGTTGGTTACCAGTGTTTGATAAAAAGATTCCTTTGAAAGCACATGTGCATAGAGCAGATGATATTTTAACTGCAATACGCATAGCTAAAGAATATGACTTAGAAATGACACTTGATCATTGTACAGAGGGACATTTGATAGCAAAAGAAATAAAAGAATCTGGTTTTCCAGCAATAGTTGGACCATCACTAGCAACAAGGAACAAAATAGAAACATTAAATTCAGATTTTAAAACAGCGGGAATCTTACACAAAGAAGGTGTAAAAGTAGCTATTACAACTGACCATCCTGTTACTAGAATACAAGATTTAGCAATTTGTGCTGGTTTTGCAGCAAAAGAAGGGTTAGGTATAGAAGAAGGATTAAAGGCAATAACTATAAATGCAGCACAAATATGCAATGTATCTAATAGAGTAGGGAGTATTGAGGTTGGAAAAGATGCTGATATTGCAATTTTTGACGGAAACCCTATGGAAGTATTCACTAAAACTTTATATACTATAATTGACGGTAAAATAGTTTATACGCCAGAGGGAGTACGCTCATAA
- the argC gene encoding N-acetyl-gamma-glutamyl-phosphate reductase: MKTKIFIDGSEGTTGLRIFERFKGRDDIELLTISSELRKDINERKRLINESDITFLCLPDDAARESVSLVENENVRIIDASTAHRTAEGWVYGFPELNSTQRDKIKEGKRISVPGCHATGLISLAYPLVSNGILPSDYPISAFSVTGYSGGGKKMISEYTDSNRLVEYDAPRGYALGQQHKHLKEMKKVVGLSREPLFSPIVADYYSGMVVSLPLYTEYLKDKTTPEQVHEFFTNYYANQSFIKVMPLGSEEKFGGFISGNVCSGWDGMNIYVTGNSDRILLISQFDNLGKGASGAAIQCLNVLLGCEEDKGLHI; encoded by the coding sequence ATGAAAACAAAGATATTTATTGATGGTAGTGAGGGAACTACTGGGCTTAGAATTTTTGAAAGATTTAAAGGTCGTGATGATATAGAATTATTGACTATTTCTTCAGAGTTGAGAAAGGATATTAATGAAAGAAAGAGATTGATAAATGAATCTGATATTACTTTCCTTTGTTTACCTGATGATGCAGCTAGAGAATCCGTTTCATTAGTTGAAAATGAAAATGTTAGAATTATTGATGCCTCTACTGCACATAGAACAGCAGAAGGATGGGTTTATGGTTTTCCAGAATTAAATTCAACTCAAAGAGATAAAATCAAAGAAGGAAAACGTATTTCAGTGCCAGGATGTCATGCAACTGGTTTAATTTCTCTAGCTTATCCGTTAGTATCTAATGGAATTCTCCCTTCTGATTATCCGATAAGTGCTTTCTCAGTTACTGGATATAGTGGTGGTGGAAAAAAAATGATTTCTGAATACACTGATAGCAACCGATTAGTTGAATATGACGCGCCTCGTGGATATGCATTAGGTCAACAGCATAAACATTTGAAAGAAATGAAAAAAGTAGTTGGATTAAGTAGAGAGCCATTATTTAGTCCTATTGTAGCTGATTATTATAGTGGTATGGTAGTGTCTTTACCTTTGTATACTGAATACTTAAAAGATAAAACAACACCGGAACAGGTACATGAATTTTTTACAAATTATTATGCTAATCAAAGTTTTATTAAGGTAATGCCTTTGGGTTCTGAAGAAAAATTCGGTGGTTTCATCAGTGGCAATGTATGTTCAGGCTGGGATGGTATGAATATATATGTTACAGGTAATTCTGATAGAATTTTATTAATATCTCAATTTGATAATTTAGGAAAAGGAGCTTCCGGTGCAGCGATCCAATGCTTAAATGTTTTGTTAGGCTGTGAAGAAGATAAAGGACTACATATTTAA
- a CDS encoding cellulase family glycosylhydrolase encodes MKKAKKLFMSFMALVLTISTFLIGAPTLKAEALPNEAVKSASQTYVDAMQPGWNLGNSFDSFDTGGDKGEQSWGNPVVTKELIHTIKAQGFKSIRIPFTSVMRTGAAPDYKIDPTFLARYAEVVQWALDEGFYVMVNIHHDSWNWAARINTEPGNEYMAQYKALWVQLADYFKDYPDQVCFESLNEPQFWVDGAPNQIKILEAVNNEFYNVVRNSGGNNAKRMLVLPTLNTNDSDDKCESLYNTITAFNDPNIIATFHYYGFWPFSTNIAGTTTMNDTVVTELNNAFDRMYNHFTANGIGVVCGEYGLLGFDKTADTIEPGELLKYMEYINYYAKAKGITLMLWDNGNVIDRYKYEWHNKALGNMIKTSWNTRSSYTDSDRIFVKAQDKDNDVLMKLTLNGNTLKSIYNGNTELTLNKDYTLVDNTVTLKGDYIKNLITESLGINATLTFKFSSGEEWNVYLTHYATPLLSAGQGTAAGFDIPVQFNGSKLSTLEALNADGSGAGPQNWTTYKEYNYAFKVDYDNNKVTITDKFFKEAKDGEITLKYHFQSGEVMIGKFLKAGDVVTHVNCLSYIENISTSVIEGQTYTLPSTVSASYSDGSKKDLAVSWTSSSVDTSKVGIYAFEGNVEGFDRSVLLTLTVKPSITSIEDITSSVPVGYAYTLPTTVSAVYSDGSKKEVSVAWTPSTVDTSKVGTYTFKGSVLGFSKQVSLTLTVYENPAADPIKDIINKINDETVTTVTMDANANPLIVNDIFKALKGKDKTLTIVTNGATWVFNGKDITNVPSGAIDLSLKSVSDQLHSKEKAKAKAIVGKDVEISSFSFNHDGYLPGPTKITLSLGSSFANKTVTIYRYFADTDSTEVITDAIADANGNVTITLDHCSDYFAVEKASTEKTIEVTLPQTGSVINGTVLASVGAILVVVGIVLVGFRRRKHTI; translated from the coding sequence ATGAAGAAGGCAAAAAAACTGTTTATGTCTTTTATGGCATTGGTGTTAACTATTTCAACTTTCTTGATAGGCGCACCAACTTTAAAAGCAGAAGCACTACCTAATGAAGCTGTGAAAAGTGCATCGCAAACTTATGTTGATGCAATGCAACCAGGATGGAATCTTGGTAACAGCTTTGATTCCTTTGATACAGGTGGAGACAAGGGAGAACAATCTTGGGGAAATCCAGTAGTAACAAAGGAACTTATTCATACAATTAAGGCTCAAGGATTTAAAAGTATCCGTATACCATTTACTAGTGTAATGCGTACTGGGGCAGCTCCAGATTATAAAATAGATCCTACATTTTTAGCACGTTATGCTGAAGTAGTACAATGGGCTCTTGATGAAGGATTCTATGTAATGGTAAATATACACCATGATTCATGGAATTGGGCAGCACGTATAAATACTGAGCCAGGCAATGAATATATGGCACAGTACAAAGCTCTTTGGGTTCAATTAGCAGATTATTTTAAGGATTATCCCGATCAAGTATGTTTCGAATCTTTAAATGAACCACAATTTTGGGTAGATGGGGCACCAAATCAAATAAAGATACTTGAAGCCGTTAATAATGAATTCTATAATGTTGTTAGAAATTCTGGTGGAAATAATGCAAAGCGTATGCTTGTTTTACCAACATTAAACACTAATGATAGTGATGATAAATGCGAATCTTTATACAACACAATTACAGCATTTAATGATCCAAACATTATTGCTACTTTCCATTATTATGGGTTCTGGCCTTTTAGTACAAATATCGCTGGTACAACTACTATGAATGATACAGTAGTTACAGAACTTAATAATGCATTTGATAGAATGTATAACCACTTTACAGCTAATGGTATAGGTGTAGTTTGTGGTGAATATGGTTTACTTGGATTTGATAAAACAGCAGATACTATAGAACCTGGTGAACTACTAAAATATATGGAATACATAAATTATTATGCAAAAGCTAAGGGCATAACTCTAATGCTTTGGGATAATGGAAATGTTATCGATAGATATAAATATGAATGGCATAATAAGGCTTTAGGAAATATGATTAAGACTTCATGGAATACTCGTAGTTCATATACTGACTCAGACAGAATATTTGTTAAAGCTCAAGATAAGGACAACGATGTTCTAATGAAATTGACTTTGAATGGTAATACATTAAAGTCTATATATAATGGAAACACAGAATTAACACTTAATAAAGATTATACTTTAGTTGATAATACAGTAACTTTAAAAGGTGATTATATAAAAAATCTAATCACTGAAAGCTTAGGAATTAATGCTACTTTAACATTTAAATTTTCAAGTGGTGAAGAGTGGAATGTTTACTTAACTCATTATGCTACACCATTACTAAGTGCTGGACAAGGAACAGCAGCAGGTTTTGATATTCCAGTTCAATTTAACGGTTCTAAACTATCTACTTTAGAAGCTTTAAATGCAGATGGAAGTGGCGCTGGTCCACAAAATTGGACAACTTATAAAGAATATAACTATGCATTTAAAGTGGATTATGATAATAATAAAGTAACGATTACAGATAAGTTCTTTAAAGAAGCAAAAGATGGTGAAATAACTCTTAAATATCACTTCCAAAGTGGAGAAGTAATGATAGGTAAATTCCTTAAGGCTGGAGATGTTGTAACACACGTTAATTGTTTATCTTATATAGAAAATATATCAACAAGTGTTATAGAAGGACAAACGTATACATTACCATCAACAGTTAGTGCAAGCTATAGTGATGGATCAAAGAAAGACCTTGCAGTTTCATGGACATCTTCATCAGTTGATACTAGCAAAGTAGGAATATATGCTTTTGAAGGTAATGTAGAAGGTTTTGATAGAAGTGTTCTTCTAACTTTAACAGTGAAACCTTCTATAACAAGTATTGAAGATATAACATCATCTGTTCCAGTAGGATATGCATATACGCTGCCAACAACAGTTAGTGCAGTTTACAGTGATGGATCAAAGAAGGAAGTATCAGTAGCATGGACACCTTCAACAGTTGATACTAGCAAAGTAGGAACATATACTTTCAAAGGGAGTGTTTTAGGATTTAGTAAGCAAGTTAGTTTAACACTTACAGTTTATGAAAATCCAGCTGCTGATCCTATAAAGGATATTATAAATAAAATCAACGATGAAACTGTTACAACAGTGACAATGGATGCTAATGCGAATCCTTTAATCGTAAATGATATTTTTAAAGCACTTAAAGGTAAGGATAAAACTCTTACTATAGTGACAAATGGTGCAACTTGGGTATTCAATGGTAAGGATATAACAAATGTTCCTTCAGGTGCTATTGATTTATCTTTAAAATCTGTAAGTGATCAATTACACAGCAAAGAAAAAGCTAAAGCAAAAGCTATTGTAGGAAAAGATGTAGAAATTTCATCATTCTCATTTAATCATGATGGATATCTTCCAGGACCTACTAAGATTACTTTATCACTTGGCTCAAGCTTTGCAAATAAAACTGTAACAATTTATAGATATTTTGCAGATACAGATAGTACTGAAGTAATTACTGATGCTATTGCTGATGCTAATGGAAATGTAACTATTACTTTAGACCATTGCAGCGATTATTTTGCAGTTGAAAAAGCTTCAACTGAAAAAACTATTGAGGTAACATTACCACAAACAGGATCAGTAATCAATGGAACTGTTCTTGCAAGTGTTGGTGCTATTTTAGTTGTAGTAGGAATTGTTTTAGTTGGATTCAGAAGAAGAAAACATACAATATAA